One segment of Anopheles stephensi strain Indian chromosome 3, UCI_ANSTEP_V1.0, whole genome shotgun sequence DNA contains the following:
- the LOC118514693 gene encoding zinc carboxypeptidase-like: MATVQRVLALALVSALTLIACAQGKLSYENYAVYKIDIGSIDQLEVLQHLESLPNGYTFLDYPARVNMSVEVVVPPGQLTNMERLFRKHEIQSTLLTSNLQQILNKERPTRKMAEGFGWDDYHTLEEIYAWIDEMVAQYGSVLSVQTIGQTYEKRDMKVVKLSYKEGNKGIFIDANIHAREWITSATVTWILNELLTSEDARVRYIAENYDWYIVPVANPDGFAYTHTTERLWRKTRSQHNLLCYGTDPNRNFNHQWNNGGTSVTPCSDTYAGPEPESEIEIVNLTTFVRSIAPTVKLALSIHSRGQYILFPFGYNNAPHTYNHQDLLQVGQRASVDMYKLYNKPYRVGTTAEVLYVASGISVDWAHAVAGIPLSYTYELRDQGEFGFILPADQIVPNAEELLEGFIAMIDEAQILNYM; the protein is encoded by the exons ATGGCAACCGTACAACGGGTCCTCGCTTTGGCGCTTGTCAGTGCGCTGACGTTGATTGCTTGCGCTCAGGGCAAGCTGAGTTACGAAAACTATGCAGTGTACAAGATCGATATCGGGTCGATCGATCAGCTGGAGGTGCTTCAACACCTGGAATCGCTTCCAAATGGG TACACCTTCCTAGACTACCCGGCAAGAGTGAACATGAGCGTAGAAGTTGTGGTGCCACCAGGACAGCTGACCAACATGGAGCGTCTCTTCCGCAAGCATGAGATCCAGAGCACCCTCCTTACAAGCAATCTTCAACA AATTCTCAACAAAGAGCGCCCCACACGCAAAATGGCGGAAGGTTTCGGTTGGGACGATTACCATACGCTGGAAGAAATCTATGCCTGGATCGATGAAATGGTCGCTCAGTACGGTTCCGTACTCTCCGTACAAACGATTGGGCAAACGTACGAAAAGCGTGACATGAAGGTCGTGAAACTATCCTACAAGGAAGGCAACAAAGGTATCTTCATCGATGCCAACATTCATGCCCGTGAATGGATCACCTCCGCAACCGTGACTTGGATTCTGAACGAACTGCTCACGTCGGAAGATGCTCGTGTGCGGTATATCGCTGAGAACTACGACTGGTACATTGTGCCTGTGGCCAATCCGGATGGGTTTGCGTACACGCACACCACG GAACGCTTGTGGCGCAAAACGAGAAGCCAGCACAATCTGCTGTGTTACGGAACTGATCCTAACCGGAACTTTAACCACCAATGGAACA ACGGTGGCACATCAGTGACGCCCTGTTCGGACACTTACGCTGGGCCGGAACCAGAGTCGGAGATTGAAATCGTCAATCTCACTACCTTCGTCCGTTCGATTGCGCCTACCGTCAAACTAGCTCTGTCGATTCACTCCCGCGGTCAGTACATCCTGTTCCCGTTCGGCTACAACAATGCGCCTCACACTTACAACCATCAAGATCTGCTGCAGGTCGGACAGCGTGCCTCGGTCGATATGTACAAGCTGTACAACAAGCCGTACCGCGTCGGAACTACTGCTGAAGTGCTTT ATGTTGCATCGGGTATTTCGGTCGATTGGGCCCATGCCGTGGCCGGTATCCCGCTGAGCTACACGTACGAGTTGCGGGATCAGGGAGAGTTTGGGTTCATCCTGCCCGCCGATCAAATTGTGCCGAACGCCGAGGAGCTGCTGGAAGGATTTATCGCCATGATCGATGAGGCTCAGATTCTAAACTACATGTGA
- the LOC118514692 gene encoding zinc carboxypeptidase-like, with the protein MRSQCSILLALLCAVVGSGELVRYDNYHLFRVSISDRGQLDVLRQLEQQNDGFIFLDPPTQVRMNVSVLVPPRKLAHYFQLLKSTHLSSQLATNNFQAILDAENPPKKSARSETTFGWEEYETLEAIYEWIDALALQYPDILTVQSIGQTYEGRDMKLVKLSQQAGNPGIFLEANIHAREWITSATATWLLNELLTSSDPAVQELATGYDWYILPVANPDGFHYTKTTNRLWRKNRYPHNILCAGVDLNRNFPYHWMEGGASQVPCNDIYAGPEPASEIETRNMIAYYETIADRIEFHLQFHSYGQYILLPYGYQDADYPDNYLDQMEIAEAAAIGFSTRYNTPYTFGTIADVLYVDSGSTTDWAHGYHRTPLSMCFEFRDNGPYGFVLPADQIIPNSEETLDALIAMLAKAKTMGYFQRS; encoded by the exons ATGCGATCACAGTGTAgcatacttcttgcactactgTGTGCGGTCGTTGGGTCGGGCGAGCTCGTTCGCTACGACAACTACCATCTGTTTCGGGTGTCGATTAGTGACAGAGGCCAGCTCGATGTACTGCGGCAGCTAGAGCAACAGAACGATGGG TTTATTTTCCTAGACCCACCTACCCAAGTGCGTATGAATGTCAGTGTGCTAGTTCCACCGCGCAAGCTAGCCCATTACTTCCAACTCTTGAAGAGCACGCACCTCAGCTCACAGCTGGCCACCAACAACTTCCAAGCGATTCTTGATGCAGAAAATCCACCGAAAAAATCCGCCCGCAGTGAGACGACATTCGGCTGGGAAGAGTACGAAACACTTGAGGCCATCTACGAATGGATCGACGCGTTAGCGCTTCAGTATCCCGACATTCTTACCGTCCAAAGTATTGGACAAACGTACGAAGGACGGGACATGAAGTTGGTGAAGCTGTCCCAGCAGGCCGGCAATCCGGGAATCTTCCTTGAGGCTAACATTCATGCACGTGAATGGATCACCTCGGCAACGGCCACCTGGCTACTGAATGAGCTACTCACATCCTCCGATCCGGCAGTACAAGAGCTGGCCACTGGCTACGATTGGTACATCCTGCCTGTAGCTAATCCGGACGGGTTCCATTACACCAAGACTACCAATCGACTGTGGCGCAAGAATCGCTATCCTCACAATATCCTGTGCGCTGGGGTTGACCTGAACCGTAACTTCCCGTACCACTGGATGGAGGGTGGAGCATCGCAGGTACCTTGCAACGATATCTACGCCGGACCGGAACCCGCATCCGAAATCGAGACACGTAACATGATCGCGTACTATGAAACGATCGCCGACCGGATTGAGTTCCATCTTCAGTTCCACTCGTACGGACAGTACATACTGCTGCCGTACGGTTATCAGGATGCCGACTATCCGGATAACTATCTCGATCAGATGGAAATAGCGGAGGCAGCTGCAATCGGATTTTCTACCCGCTACAACACACCGTACACCTTTGGAACGATTGCTGATGTGTTGT ATGTTGATTCCGGATCTACAACCGATTGGGCGCACGGTTATCATCGTACCCCGCTCTCGATGTGCTTCGAGTTTCGCGATAACGGCCCGTACGGGTTTGTACTGCCCGCGGACCAGATAATTCCCAACTCCGAAGAGACCCTCGATGCGCTGATAGCGATGCTTGCCAAAGCCAAAACAATGGGCTACTTCCAGCGTTCCTGA